In the Alistipes provencensis genome, CGGCTGCCACTACGCCAAGATATTTCCCAAATCCGGCATCGGGGGATCGGAATTCCCCTATGTGCTGGCCGGCATGGTCGAGTCGTGGGGCGGCGAGTGCGTGGATTATCCCGAACGCCGCCATTGCTGCGGCTTCGGTTTCCGCAACTACCTCGTGCAGGCCAACCGCGGCTATTCGATCGCCAATTCGCTCAAGAAGCTGGAGAGCATGGCGCCCTACAAACCCGATTTCATCGTGGCCAACTGCCCCGGCTGCGCGATGTTCCTCGACAAGTGGCAGTACACCATAGCCGAGATGGAGGGCACGACTTACGGCCAAAACGGTCACGGCATTCCGGTGCTGACTTACGAGGAGATGGCCGGGCTGGTGCTGGGCTACGACCCGTGGGAGCTGGGGATGCAGATGCATCAGGTCAACGTGGAACCCCTGCTGGATAAGATGGGCGTCGAGTACGACCCCGCGGCCAAATACTTGGGCCGCAACGGAAAATATATCGGAAAACCCGCGTCGGCGGTGGTCAACTGCTGCCCGACGGATACCATTTACGACATCAGAGAGTAATGAAAAAAAAGGTAATCATCATCGGCGG is a window encoding:
- a CDS encoding heterodisulfide reductase-related iron-sulfur binding cluster translates to MTMKRKSWQDYQKEIADDHYYYARSCIRQNFFPGSEKFFIDMLRNDLGKDLTDDPLHSSCTGIGYHSDIVPLETIMTVVARQFALMTEAGYENLVSSCITSFGVYSEILATWHEFPETEEKARENLYKATKREFKKPASLAHTSDIVFHFREEIAARAKKRLVNAVTGEPLKVVEHIGCHYAKIFPKSGIGGSEFPYVLAGMVESWGGECVDYPERRHCCGFGFRNYLVQANRGYSIANSLKKLESMAPYKPDFIVANCPGCAMFLDKWQYTIAEMEGTTYGQNGHGIPVLTYEEMAGLVLGYDPWELGMQMHQVNVEPLLDKMGVEYDPAAKYLGRNGKYIGKPASAVVNCCPTDTIYDIRE